Proteins co-encoded in one Polaromonas vacuolata genomic window:
- a CDS encoding c-type cytochrome produces MKMRGLHLLLLCLAASSQAAYAQTNTDPAMIPAPGPATQALVNQGKTQYDRTCAQCHGRNMVSSGTSSYDLRRFPTDAPDRFFNSVTHGKNNMPSFKDALEPGAIQWLWAYVSTRGGKEM; encoded by the coding sequence ATGAAGATGAGAGGCCTACATCTTTTGCTACTGTGTTTGGCCGCCTCTTCGCAAGCGGCCTACGCACAAACCAATACCGACCCCGCTATGATACCGGCGCCCGGCCCAGCGACTCAAGCGCTGGTGAACCAAGGCAAAACCCAGTACGACCGCACCTGCGCGCAGTGCCATGGCCGCAACATGGTGAGCTCGGGGACTTCGTCTTACGATTTACGCCGTTTCCCCACAGACGCGCCGGACCGGTTTTTTAACTCCGTGACCCACGGTAAAAACAATATGCCGTCATTTAAGGATGCACTAGAGCCAGGCGCGATTCAGTGGTTGTGGGCCTATGTTTCTACCCGCGGCGGCAAGGAGATGTGA
- a CDS encoding substrate-binding periplasmic protein, which translates to MLRVTFKLGRVVLMTALSCLASAALAQSSVSKPVLTVCMSEDNAPLSVAHKSQLSGFDVSMAKAVAQELGRPLRLVPFESELEQDANFAVEVNALLSAGVCDLVSGFPLLAADLGPPSRLKAKTPDYPGAKRPRERADVVLGHVVASDPYQGMALQLVQREDAPRANTLGELRGQKIGVIAGTLEGTLIATYQGGALVPNMVSMSKLDDRWAALESGRVDAMLMPSTAWDVYRQRTASPLRLRAGPAQSLGINMGWVALAGKPEVIAAVNLVVAREAQLQQWAQEVGLQRLVPSYPAVVQSLSLAALLKP; encoded by the coding sequence ATGTTGAGAGTTACTTTCAAACTCGGACGGGTCGTTTTAATGACCGCCTTGAGCTGTCTTGCCAGTGCTGCGTTGGCTCAGTCAAGCGTCAGCAAGCCAGTACTAACGGTTTGCATGAGCGAAGACAACGCGCCTTTGTCAGTGGCGCACAAAAGCCAATTGAGTGGTTTTGATGTGAGCATGGCAAAGGCCGTGGCACAAGAGTTGGGTAGACCCCTGCGCCTAGTGCCGTTTGAGTCTGAACTGGAACAAGACGCTAATTTTGCGGTTGAAGTCAATGCGCTGCTGTCAGCGGGTGTGTGCGATTTGGTCAGCGGCTTTCCCTTGCTTGCGGCTGACCTTGGTCCGCCCAGTCGTCTCAAGGCTAAGACGCCTGACTACCCGGGTGCCAAGCGGCCGCGTGAGCGTGCCGATGTGGTCCTTGGCCATGTGGTGGCGAGCGATCCCTACCAAGGCATGGCCTTGCAGTTAGTGCAGCGCGAGGACGCGCCGCGGGCCAACACTTTAGGTGAACTACGTGGTCAAAAAATAGGCGTGATTGCTGGCACTTTAGAGGGTACGTTGATCGCCACCTATCAAGGCGGCGCACTGGTGCCAAACATGGTGTCCATGAGCAAGTTAGATGACCGCTGGGCGGCGTTAGAAAGCGGCAGAGTCGACGCAATGTTAATGCCCAGCACCGCTTGGGATGTTTACCGCCAACGCACGGCTTCGCCACTGCGTCTGCGCGCAGGACCAGCCCAAAGTTTAGGCATCAACATGGGTTGGGTCGCGTTGGCTGGTAAGCCCGAAGTCATCGCGGCAGTCAACCTTGTCGTTGCGCGCGAAGCGCAGTTGCAGCAGTGGGCGCAAGAAGTTGGTTTGCAGCGCCTTGTTCCTAGCTATCCCGCGGTGGTGCAGTCACTTTCACTGGCGGCGCTACTCAAGCCTTGA